TATAAAATAACAGTCCTTAACTTCTAGCTGTTTTAGGTAGTAGTATGCCGTTTAGCTCTATATTGATTGGGAAATGATTTTGGAATGGTTTGCGCATTGTTTTTGTGGTGGTGTTGTAGGTAGCGGACATCAAGAGGCTGAATGGCCTATCAACTGACCTCCAGATGTTTGCGCACAAGACGCTGCGGATTCCGCTCCCCGGGAGGCATCCTCCGTCGACTTACCAGCAGAACGGTTCATATGAGGGTGATGACAGGTAGTTAAAAATCATGACATCACTTTGCTCCCATCGCCAGCAAAATGCTGGACTTAGCATTGTCCGTTGTGGAGTTGTCCTCACTTATCAGCATTGGCGCGTCACAGCACAGTGCTATATCTTTTATAGATTTACATGGAGTTTGGTAGTTATGAATTTGTCTGTAGCCAATTTCTCTCTATGATGTGCAGAGGgcagttaattaattaggtggTTATATGACTTGGGATTTTGGCTTTGGGCTCCAAATACATGGCTAATAGTATGTTCTCTGTTTGTTCTTTTGCGATTGTTCACCTTCCGCTATTATTTCCTGTATAACATCCATTGAGTGACCATAGTTATAGCTCAGAACATAAGATAAGCTAGGGCAGGAATGAATGAAGAGCATTAAAATGTAGAGAATATGGTAAAGAGAACACATTTCAGCCAAACCTGCAACTAGGTCCTAATCATCTTGTGCTCAGGGGGAGAGCCTTATTTAGGCCACACTGGGCCATATGGCCCTCCCAAGTCGATAAAATAACATTTGTACCATACTATAGGCTAATTACCTGCTATGGTTGCTCTTGGATAAGCAGACATTTCTCTAGCTCTTATATGCATTATCAGTTATAACAATATGATATTATTTCAGGGAATGTACTCCTCCACGTCGCCTTCATGATGATATATTGGATTCAGTTTTGAGAACACCAAAGCACAAGGCTTCACCAGCCATGAGCCTTCTGCAGGGGTACTATGGTCTCACACCACCTCCAAAGAAGGATACGACACATGAAGGCACAGAAATGGCAGTATATAGAAAAGGAAAATCTGTTTTCTTGGATGATGACCCATGGTTTGGAGAGCCGCCAGATTCCGACCCATTCCCTTTTCAACATAGGAAAACTAGAAGTCTTGCAATAGGTTCTTCTCTTCTGAATGGCGAGACTGAGGAGAATGGCGACAGCGAAAAGTTGATAAGGCGACGCCAGAAAGCTGATGGTGAGTTGTTACCTAGGGAAGAAAATGGTAGTAGTGCTGTCCTAGCAAGGGCTGGGAAAGGCCTGGCGTTGAGGCCTAAGTCGGGCAGTCGACAAGATTTGAACAAGAGCCAGCAGAATCTCATTGCATTGGCGGAGCCTTCTTTCGGTGATGGGTTGCATGCTGTAAGGAAATCGTCGAGCACTCCGGAGTTCCAAGAGCCAgagagcaacagcagcagcaccagtTCCTCCATATGGTCGACAAGCAAGTGGACCTTAAAACCAGACGCTTTcactctccctcttcccctccctcttttTGACAACATTCCAAAGCCAATCGCTGCTTGGAGAAACAAGGCGGCTCGAGATTAGTAGCTTATAGTCTCTTGGTTTTGCACAACTCCTGTTCTAAAGCAAGGCCCTGTAAGCACCCCCCGGAGGAGCTTCGGTTGACAACAGCTCTTCTGAGAGTTGGAAGCAGAGCAGAGGACCTTGTGGACCTTGGTTACTTCTTCCTGGGTGGCTGGAGCACAACTCAGGAAGATCAAACACAGAGATGGTTCAGAGATTAGCTTCTGTTTTATGGTTCCCTTGTTATATTGGAGATGTTGCAACGAGTAGCAGCATCAGTTTCTTCAGTTAAGTTATAGATGACACAGAGCCTTGGATACTGAGGGTATTCTTTTGTACACAAATGCAGATAAATGTAGGGATCGAAAGGCGGCTATATATGTTGTATGTGTGAGAACTTCGCTGATATAGAAAAGTATCGTCATTATTTACCTTCCAAATGAGATTTGTTTTTGTTCTTTACTTTTTTGGCCTTGGTGGCTCAATTATAATCTCTTTTCCCACTGTGTTGCTTGCCAGTTGCCATTGCAATTACATGTACTCCACCTACAATCTGTGTTCTTTTCAGAGAACAACCTGACAGTTATTTTTGTCAGTTCATCGTAGTGAAATGCAAACAATCTCTAAAAAATTTCAAACAAGTTTTTCTTCTCtagaaaagacaaaaaaaaaagaatataaatGCTATAGAGAGATTCATTCATCAAATGGGCATGAATGCATGATATTGCATGCGAAAAGTTTCAGTATACCAGGCCAGCCAAAGCAGGGAGAAGAAGATCTGCAACGGCCCTCTGACATgacgggcccacatgtcggcctCTCGCCTCACATCTCTGCaacggccgccgctgccctccaccgcgccaaccaactctcctccgcctcctctcacCGCCGCCTCACGCACTTCGCCTTCTCCCACTCAcctccgccacgccgccgaTTTATACCCACCTCGTCATGCGCCTCCCCACCACCGAACCctcccaacgccgccgccgccgccatggccgacgaCGAGGCTGCCGTCCTcccgcccccgcctccgctgccgccgccttgccgcccCCACAGGCAGCTCCGCCCGAGGGGGTCTCGACCGACTGCTGATACCACCCCTCGCACTAGCCAGTTGGTCAGTGCAGCTTAGCTGATGTTGGCTGCTCTCCTCGTTGGCGCCgcctgcgtgcgtgcgtgcgtgcaggtACCAGGTGGAGGTGTTCGAGGCGGCGCTGCGGGGGAACACCATCGCGGTGCTCGACACGGGGTCCGGGAAGACCATGGTCGCCGTCATGCTCGCGCGCGAGCACGCACGCCGGGTGCGCGCCGGGGAGGCGCCGCGGCGGATCGTGGTGTTCCTCGCGCCCACCGTGCACCTCGTCCATCAggttgctttttctttttttttttcatcaacatgtGAACAAATGGAGTGTGGACGATGTGTTCTGATCGGGAGCTGGTTGCTCTGCATTTGTGCTGTAGCAATTCGAGGTGATTCGTGAGTACACTGACCTCGACGTGATGATGTGCTCTGGAGCATCGCGGGTTGGCGAATGGGGCGCCGATCATTGGAAGGAGGAAGTTGGGAGAAATGAGGTAAGCGCCCGGGTTTACTGAACCTGCTCCTGCGCTATGCTTGAGGCAGCGATTTGCTTGATTGCGATGTACTGTGAATTGGCACATTTGGCGTGCCCACCAACTGAAGCCAGATGCAGGCTGAGGTTGCTACCAGCCTACCCATTAATAAATTTGAGAGTCATCAACTTGATGTTTTCTGAAGGGGCGTGCATATGAAATACTAGCTGATTTAGCACTCTGGTTCAAGATGAATTTTCTTTCATGTGTTGTCATTTCCTAGATTGAGATGCTGGTCTGAATCTGAGGGATATTGCAGTCCTACGCCACTTTGTTCAAAGTAGCTGAAGTTCTGTAACTTTGGGGTTCAATTTCTTAGATCCTTGCTATGTTAGTACCTATCGGACTTAATTACAGCTACTGAATTGGGCTTACGCATGCCATTGCTAACTTGGATCGGAAATACGTGTTTACGCTGACATTTGAGCGATGCATGCCTTTTGTGTTTCAGATCGTTGTTATGACGCCACAGATACTGTTGGATGCTCTGCGGCATGCTTTTCTGACAATGAGTGCAGTGAGCTTGCTAATATTTGATGAATGTCATCGTGCTTGTGGAAGCCATCCATATGCACGAATAATGAAGGTAATAGAAATTTGGGGATCTGTCTTTTGCTTTGACAACATTGGTAGATAAGCTTTGGCTTGCAGTTTTTGTTATTACAGAAAGTTGCTTAGGATAACAGTATTTGTTTTAATAATCTGACATGGCaaatttgcttttgttttatgtCTCTCTTGAGTTCCAAAGGAATTTTATTTTGGGTCTCAGTGGAGGCCAGATGTATTTGGAATGACAGCCTCCCCCGTTGCTACTAAAGGCAAGAATTCTACACACGACAATCATGTGCTTTTTTGTAACGAAAATAGTCACGTGCTTTTAACCCTGTGTATATTTCATTGATCAATAGTTTCAGAAAATGTGTTTTAGCTTTGTTATTAAAATAAGCATGTCGTGTGACTGTTATTATCTTCCTTTTTGAAGAATGCCCCAACTGCCATGTACTGTCAAAAACtcatgtgatgtatttgagtgcTTTTGCCTTCTTCATAACAAGACAATACATTTCTGGAAGTATGATTCTTTCTCTTGCTTCATAATTCTACATGGAATACCTCTCTGCCTGCCAACTGTAGATTGCATcctatttcaaattttgatgatTGGGCATCACAGTTTGCGTGTTTGACTTAGTTGTCCACTAAAAGGCGAGTTCCTTAGAGGGTCGCTTACCCTGGTTGGGTAAGGTTAGGTCGTGTGAGCCTTTTGTTTTGTAAGTAGTTTTTTCGTAGGTGTTTTTGGGGAGAAAGGCATTCTAGTCTCTTCCCCGTTTTTATtccttcttaatgaaatgatacaCATActcatgtatatttttttaaagaaaaggttGTCCCAATTTAATCTATTCAATGCTTCTACTCATATTACTGGAGAGCACATTCAATCAGTTCATTAAATTGAAACAGTTTCCTGTTGTAGAATAATTTCATTGAAATTATGAATTTCTAATATTGTTCGGATTTGCTGGCTCATAATCTATTACAACCCTCCATTTTTTCAGGTGCTTCCACACTACACAATTGTGAAGCACACATTTCTCAACTAGAACTAACCTTGGATGCCAAGGTTATCTCAAGCTGACAAGCTTTGGATTTATTGAATTTTAAGAAAACAACTTTCCAGTAACAAATAGCCTGTCATATGTTACATGCTATTGCAGATATACATCGTAGAAGATCGAAATGAGCTTGAGAGCTTTTCCCCTCCTACAACAATTGTGAACAAATACTATGATGCTTACATGGTTGATTTTGATAATCTGAAATCAAAGCTTCAGATATTTTCTGATGAGGTGATTTAACTGAAATACATTTGAGCTTATTattaaaatacatatataatttgGAGTACCAAAACCTACAGCTCCCTGTAACTTTCTTTTTGCATGTATATttgtttaaattttgtactgtTGGGCAGTTTGATTCTTTGTTGGTTGGTCTTCAAGAATCGCCATCTAATAAATTTAAAGACACCGATAATATCCTAGAGACTTCAAGAAAGAGCTTGTCCAGATACCATGGGAAAATATTGTACAGCCTAAACGATCTTGGTCCAATTATCACCTCTGAGGTATTGCATTATCCAATCAGTATTATATAATCAGTTCTATGTAAAGAAAACTTTTCTGAAGAGTCACATAACTTTGACATTTCATATCGGCCTTGTTTGTTTACTAGTTATACCTACATAAATTCCAGTCTTATTGAAATGATTTTTAACCTTTttgcaaatatataaaatattgcgcATGCCGAACTGATAAATCAAAAGAATATTTGGTGAATTCTTTTCATAGGAACCATTCACTTTAACTAGTAAAGATTGGCACAAGTTCAAGTACCTAAGAACATAAGCTGCTTTGCATGACCTTGCCTGTGACAGCTATAGTATCTTTGCCATTATTTTTCCGTAACATCACGTGTGCTGCAACTGTTTGTCTTCTGTTATGAAAGAGTGCTTTGTTCTTTTCTGGAAGTGGAAACGGTGTATTGGTACTAAAAAACCTGTTATCCATAAGGACTTCAAGTATAGTGTAAAATGCTTATACTAACTTAAATTGTTTTCTTAACAGGTAGTCAAAATACATATTGAAAGCGTTAAGCCATTATGTGATTCTGAAGACTGCATTTTTTCTAAAGCTAGCTTGTGCTTACATATGTCTTATTTTAAAGAAGCTTTAAGTCTAATAGAGGAAATTCTTCCACAAGGTATAGTGCACCCTTTAGTTGTTATCTTGAATTAACTGCATAAGCAAAAATGATGCAGTGAGTATCTTTCTTTTATCTGTATGGATTAGGTAATGACACAATTTGCAAATCCAACTAGGATTGCATTATGTTCTTTCTGTTTAGCTTATGCCCTCCAGTAAAAGATTCCCTGAATCTTATTAGTTTAGTTGTCTGTTTTTTGTACGTTATTCTCAGAATAAGAAGAGAAACACATGCTTCTACACACCCTCCTAATTTGCATGCTCTATAGAAGTGAACTATGAAGTTGATGTAGTTCGCTGGGTGCTGCTAGCTAATTTGTGGAGTTGGCTGCTAGCTGAGAGGGCTATCACCTTTGACGTTAATCTTTGCCCCTTATGATAAGATCTGGTCAGCGGGCTTCTGCCGGTTTGGCAAAAAAGAAGTGAGCTTTGAAGCAGTTTCCAGTAGGTAGTTAGAAGCACTCAACCAAAAAGACAGAGGAGATTGACTCTAACCTCTATAGCCACTTAGATTGCAGTTGGTAGTCTCTGTGCCACAGCTATTGTTTCTCTGTATGTGTTCCTTTTTCTACTTTCGTGCATTGATAGTTGCCTTCTCTAATTCTGCTGATGCAATTGCATGACAGGATATGGTGAACTAATGAAATCAGAATCTGGTTCTGAGGAATTAACTAAAAGGGGATACATTTCTTCAAAAGTGAATACGCTAATCAACATCTTCAAATCGTTTGGGTAATACCCTAGTATTCTACTCAAGATGTTTAGTTTCACCtacttttggtcttttgttggCCAAAAATAATACAGCCATGTGTTTTCTCTACAGGTCATCAAATGAAGTGCTTTGCCTAATTTTCGTAGACAGAATTATAACAGCTAAAGCCGTCGAAAGGTTTATGAGAGGAATTGTTAACTTCTCTTGTTTTTCAATTTCTTACTtgactggagggagtacatcaaaAGATGCTCTGAGTCCAGCAGTTCAGAGATTTACTTTGGATTTGTTCCGAGCTGGAAAGGTATGAGATGCTATTGTAAATTTGATTCAAACAGTCTTTCAAATGTTACATTAACTTCACATCAATTTCTAGGTGAACTTGCTTTTTACAACAGATGTGACTGAAGAGGGCGTCGATGTACCTAACTGTTCTTGTGTGATACGCTTCGACCTACCCAGAACTGTTTGTAGCTATGTCCAATCTCGTGGTCGTGCTAGAAGGAACAACTCGGAATTTATTCTTATGATTGAGAGGTGAATCATCACACTTGAAATTAAGTTACCCTGTGACAGAGATAGTCAATTTTTTCTAACCTAAATTCATTTTCCACATTTTATGTGTATAAGTTAGATCCAAGCTACGCAATTATGTATTTGTGAACAGTCTGAGCTCCTAGGCCCAAAATTGCTTAATCCTACCTATCTCAGTAGAAAAAAAGTATGCCCGTGTTTAATAATTGGCATAAATTTTTATGCCATTTTTTTCGCTTGTTGATCTTTCATATATGGATTTTCAGGGGAAACTTGCAGCAGCAAGAACACATATTTCGTATGATACAGACTGGTTACTATGTTAAAAACTGTGCACTCTATAGACACCCCAATGCTTTATCCT
Above is a window of Oryza sativa Japonica Group chromosome 10, ASM3414082v1 DNA encoding:
- the LOC4348943 gene encoding uncharacterized protein, which gives rise to MSRPHLPKDDHAFANGFLFDGVARRPGEIEEAAAFAAAADVAITIAAEQSGSPSSSTAPPMSSCGQYMLHRVGKLDTLAGIAIKYGVEVADIKRLNGLSTDLQMFAHKTLRIPLPGRHPPSTYQQNGSYEGDDRECTPPRRLHDDILDSVLRTPKHKASPAMSLLQGYYGLTPPPKKDTTHEGTEMAVYRKGKSVFLDDDPWFGEPPDSDPFPFQHRKTRSLAIGSSLLNGETEENGDSEKLIRRRQKADGELLPREENGSSAVLARAGKGLALRPKSGSRQDLNKSQQNLIALAEPSFGDGLHAVRKSSSTPEFQEPESNSSSTSSSIWSTSKWTLKPDAFTLPLPLPLFDNIPKPIAAWRNKAARD